In one window of Frigoriglobus tundricola DNA:
- a CDS encoding GHMP family kinase ATP-binding protein, whose product MIISRTPYRVSFFGGGTDYPAWYRQHGGAVLAASIDKYCYLTCRHLPPFFEHRIRVVYRQIETCTSVDEITHPVVREALRSLRIDRGVEIHHDGDLPARSGMGSSSAFTVGLLHALHALRGEMPTKHQLAKEAIHLEQNVLGETVGSQDQTVAAHGGLRHIRFQTDGEIEVSPLVLPAGRIAELKSNLMLVYTGIVRTAADVAESYVPGIESRRRQLRIMKEMVDEAIEILTGGVNLIAFGELLHEAWLAKRSLSPEVSNADVDGLYETALAAGAIGGKLTGAGGGGFLLLFVPPERRASVVEALSGCIHVPFEFEPAGSQIIFYEPGTDYEAADRARGQRRRQFKELVRSTRPTEAA is encoded by the coding sequence ATGATCATCTCCCGCACGCCGTACCGCGTTTCCTTCTTCGGGGGCGGTACCGACTACCCGGCGTGGTACCGCCAGCACGGCGGCGCCGTTCTCGCCGCCAGCATCGACAAGTACTGCTACCTCACGTGCCGGCACCTGCCGCCGTTCTTCGAGCACCGCATCCGCGTCGTGTACCGGCAGATCGAAACGTGTACGTCGGTGGACGAGATCACGCACCCGGTCGTCCGCGAGGCGCTCCGGAGCCTGCGGATCGACCGCGGCGTCGAGATCCACCACGACGGCGACCTCCCGGCCCGCAGCGGCATGGGGTCCAGTTCGGCCTTCACCGTGGGCCTGTTGCACGCGCTGCACGCCCTCCGCGGCGAGATGCCCACCAAGCACCAGCTCGCCAAAGAGGCCATTCACCTCGAACAGAACGTGCTGGGCGAGACGGTCGGCTCGCAGGACCAGACCGTGGCCGCGCACGGCGGATTGCGCCACATCCGGTTCCAGACCGACGGCGAGATCGAGGTGTCGCCGCTGGTCCTGCCGGCCGGGCGGATCGCCGAACTGAAATCGAACCTGATGCTCGTCTACACCGGCATCGTGCGGACCGCGGCCGACGTGGCGGAGAGCTACGTGCCGGGGATCGAGAGCCGGCGCCGGCAGTTGCGGATCATGAAGGAGATGGTGGACGAGGCCATCGAGATCCTGACGGGCGGCGTGAACCTGATCGCGTTCGGGGAGCTGTTGCACGAGGCGTGGCTCGCCAAGCGGAGCCTCAGCCCCGAGGTGTCCAACGCCGACGTGGACGGGCTGTACGAGACGGCGCTCGCGGCCGGCGCGATCGGCGGCAAGCTCACCGGCGCCGGCGGCGGCGGGTTCCTCCTGCTCTTCGTCCCGCCGGAGCGCCGGGCGAGCGTGGTCGAGGCGCTGAGCGGCTGCATCCACGTGCCGTTCGAGTTCGAGCCGGCCGGCAGCCAGATCATCTTCTACGAGCCGGGCACGGACTACGAGGCCGCCGACCGGGCGCGCGGCCAGCGCCGCCGCCAGTTCAAGGAACTGGTCCGCTCCACCCGCCCCACGGAGGCGGCATGA
- a CDS encoding STAS domain-containing protein, translating to MSPDETPPNEEPAADALRPTCELTVATAAELRAELMRVTARGSDVLIDLAAVPHVDAAALQLFAAAAAAVRRAGHRLLLVGGRPAVAETVRLAGFADLLSTGP from the coding sequence ATGAGCCCTGACGAAACGCCGCCCAACGAGGAACCCGCCGCCGACGCGCTGCGCCCGACGTGCGAGCTGACCGTCGCAACGGCCGCCGAACTGCGCGCAGAACTGATGCGCGTCACGGCCCGCGGCTCCGATGTCCTCATCGACCTCGCCGCCGTGCCGCACGTGGACGCCGCCGCCCTCCAACTGTTCGCCGCGGCGGCCGCCGCGGTCCGCCGGGCGGGCCACCGGCTGCTCCTCGTGGGGGGCCGGCCCGCGGTCGCGGAAACCGTCCGCCTGGCCGGGTTCGCGGACCTACTTTCGACCGGCCCATGA
- a CDS encoding methyl-accepting chemotaxis protein, with the protein MTAPDGAAVEPFFAPPDDAGDERLREVEAELADALPVLPLVCRQLTESVECVERAVTGVCGEFQSIADKAIAGVGGGAAGAGGEDHIAAASVTISRLLGRAEEAHNRLGDTARRVESVEADVQAIQAVARTMDSLTRALKVLSINARIEATRAGDAGRSFAVVAGETGKVAVDAARMNQSIHEMADRLGRGVRESAAEIRTRVAEGRRDVEVARAEVEGTLKLLAQTSEGLRGAVAAAAREAEELNRMIGRAVVALQFQDTVSQRVGHVVATLQELNAELARLVPDGVGEEPGGAWRERMSRWFTMAEEHRALEGGGGARTVGDIELF; encoded by the coding sequence ATGACCGCGCCTGATGGGGCCGCCGTGGAACCCTTCTTCGCCCCACCGGACGACGCGGGCGACGAGCGGTTGCGGGAGGTCGAGGCCGAACTGGCCGACGCGCTACCGGTCCTCCCCCTGGTCTGCCGGCAGTTGACGGAATCGGTGGAGTGCGTGGAGCGCGCGGTGACGGGGGTCTGCGGGGAGTTCCAGTCGATCGCCGACAAAGCGATCGCCGGCGTCGGGGGCGGCGCCGCCGGGGCCGGCGGTGAGGACCACATCGCCGCCGCGAGTGTGACGATCTCCCGGCTGCTCGGGCGCGCCGAGGAGGCCCACAACCGCCTCGGTGACACGGCGCGGCGGGTCGAATCGGTCGAGGCCGACGTCCAGGCGATCCAGGCGGTCGCCCGCACCATGGACTCGCTCACCCGGGCGCTGAAGGTGCTGTCCATCAACGCCCGGATCGAGGCGACCCGCGCGGGCGACGCCGGCCGGTCCTTCGCGGTCGTCGCGGGCGAGACCGGTAAGGTCGCGGTCGACGCGGCCCGCATGAACCAGTCGATTCACGAGATGGCCGACCGGCTCGGGCGCGGGGTCCGGGAGAGCGCCGCCGAGATCCGCACGCGGGTCGCCGAGGGGCGCCGCGACGTCGAGGTGGCCCGGGCCGAGGTCGAGGGCACGCTGAAGCTGCTGGCCCAGACCTCCGAGGGGCTCCGCGGCGCGGTCGCCGCGGCCGCCCGCGAGGCGGAGGAGCTGAACCGGATGATCGGCCGGGCGGTCGTCGCGCTCCAGTTCCAGGACACCGTCTCCCAGCGGGTCGGGCACGTCGTCGCGACGCTCCAGGAACTGAACGCCGAACTCGCCCGCCTGGTGCCGGACGGGGTCGGCGAGGAGCCCGGCGGCGCGTGGCGCGAGCGGATGAGCCGCTGGTTCACGATGGCGGAGGAGCACCGCGCCCTGGAGGGCGGCGGCGGGGCCCGGACCGTCGGCGACATCGAACTGTTCTGA
- a CDS encoding response regulator: MAKTVLIVDDSASMRQMVAFAMRGAGFAVLEGGHGQEALDRLSGQKVDLVITDLNMPVMDGIALIKQIRAQPANKYTPILMLTTESQDAKKQEGKAAGATGWVVKPFDPQQLLQVVGKLVR; the protein is encoded by the coding sequence ATGGCCAAGACCGTACTGATCGTCGATGACTCCGCGAGCATGCGGCAGATGGTGGCGTTCGCGATGCGCGGGGCCGGGTTCGCCGTCCTCGAGGGCGGCCACGGGCAGGAGGCGCTGGACCGCCTCAGCGGGCAGAAGGTGGACCTGGTGATCACCGACCTGAACATGCCGGTCATGGACGGGATCGCGCTGATCAAGCAGATCCGCGCGCAGCCGGCGAACAAGTACACCCCCATCCTGATGCTCACGACCGAGTCGCAGGACGCCAAGAAGCAAGAGGGGAAGGCGGCCGGCGCGACCGGCTGGGTGGTCAAGCCGTTCGACCCGCAGCAACTGTTGCAAGTGGTAGGCAAACTGGTCCGCTGA
- a CDS encoding chemotaxis protein CheA produces MQIDMNQFRAVFFSEAAEHLDAIESGLLRLEANPADRDVLDAVFRGAHTIKGAGGTFGFPEIARFTHGMENLLDRARDGTVALTRTVINVLLRATDVLGGLIESAQTGAAPPPATNAVLDELQAAVGAGAAAAAGAAEPPPVAAAAPAEPRRYRVTFAPGRDVFRCGADPINLLRDLAELGPLGDVAADVSALPALGDLDPDTCYLGWSTELTTTRTAAAVRDVFCFLPEDGRVSVDEIGAAGPPASAIAPEPLPPAAAPPAPPAPAASAAVPAAPAPAPGESTYPGVERRAPDRSSIRVPVEKVDRLVNLIEELIVSQSMLNQLVGRLSPEAMSWLWEAASAPDAPHELMESVVGLDRHLRSLCEVTTSSDRNLRELQERVMAVRMVPIGTITGRFPRLVRELSGTLGKKIRFEIAGEDTELDKQVIERVGDPLMHLIRNSADHGLESPAERAAAGKPEEGVIRLTAAQRGDSVLVEVSDDGRGLDLARIRAKAVARGVIAPTDTLTDDEVRELIFRPGFSTAEAVTDVSGRGVGMDVVKSNIAALNGSVAVASEPGRGTRVRIKLPLTMAILDGLCLGIGEDVYVVPLLNVVESLRPRPAEVKSVLGRGTVVMVRGEPVPLWSLAALVDRPAAITDPAAGLVVIVEGDGKRYGLLVDELIGQSQVVIKTLEANYRRVDGIVGATILGDGRVGMILNVHGLPGLGARGLPPATAEPATSA; encoded by the coding sequence GTGCAGATCGACATGAACCAGTTCCGGGCCGTGTTCTTTTCCGAAGCGGCGGAACACCTGGACGCCATCGAGTCCGGACTGCTCCGGCTGGAGGCCAACCCGGCCGACCGCGACGTCCTCGACGCCGTGTTCCGCGGCGCCCACACGATCAAGGGCGCCGGCGGGACGTTCGGGTTCCCCGAAATCGCCCGGTTCACCCACGGGATGGAGAACCTGCTCGACCGCGCCCGCGACGGCACGGTGGCGCTCACCCGCACCGTCATCAACGTGCTCCTGCGCGCGACCGACGTGCTCGGGGGGCTGATCGAGTCGGCGCAGACCGGGGCCGCCCCGCCGCCCGCGACGAACGCGGTCCTGGACGAGTTACAGGCCGCCGTCGGGGCCGGCGCGGCGGCCGCCGCGGGCGCCGCCGAGCCGCCCCCGGTCGCCGCTGCGGCGCCCGCCGAGCCGCGCCGGTACCGGGTCACGTTCGCCCCGGGGCGCGACGTGTTCCGCTGCGGGGCCGACCCGATCAACCTGCTCCGCGACCTGGCCGAGCTGGGGCCGCTGGGCGACGTCGCGGCCGACGTGTCCGCCCTGCCCGCGCTGGGCGACCTCGACCCCGATACCTGTTACCTGGGCTGGAGCACCGAACTGACCACGACCCGGACGGCGGCCGCCGTCCGGGACGTGTTCTGCTTCCTCCCCGAAGACGGGCGCGTTTCGGTCGATGAGATCGGGGCCGCCGGGCCACCTGCCAGCGCCATCGCCCCCGAGCCGCTGCCCCCGGCAGCCGCCCCACCCGCCCCACCCGCTCCTGCCGCTTCAGCCGCCGTTCCGGCCGCGCCGGCCCCGGCCCCCGGGGAGTCAACATACCCCGGCGTGGAGCGGCGGGCGCCCGACCGGTCCTCGATCCGGGTCCCGGTCGAGAAGGTGGACCGGCTGGTGAACCTGATCGAGGAGCTGATCGTCTCCCAGTCGATGCTGAACCAGCTCGTCGGCCGGCTCTCGCCCGAGGCGATGTCGTGGTTGTGGGAGGCCGCCTCGGCGCCCGATGCGCCGCACGAACTCATGGAGTCGGTGGTGGGACTGGACCGCCACCTCCGCTCCCTGTGCGAGGTGACCACGTCGAGCGACCGCAACCTGCGGGAGCTCCAGGAACGGGTGATGGCCGTGCGGATGGTCCCGATCGGCACGATCACCGGCCGCTTCCCCCGGCTGGTGCGCGAGCTGTCCGGGACGCTCGGCAAGAAGATCCGGTTCGAAATCGCCGGTGAGGACACGGAACTGGACAAGCAGGTGATCGAGCGGGTCGGCGACCCGCTCATGCACCTGATCCGCAACTCGGCCGACCACGGGCTGGAGTCGCCGGCCGAGCGGGCCGCCGCGGGCAAGCCCGAGGAGGGCGTCATCCGGCTGACCGCCGCGCAGCGCGGGGACAGCGTGCTGGTGGAGGTCTCCGACGACGGCCGGGGGCTCGACCTGGCGCGGATCCGGGCCAAGGCCGTCGCCCGCGGGGTGATCGCCCCGACCGACACGCTGACCGACGACGAGGTGCGGGAGCTGATCTTCCGCCCCGGGTTCTCCACCGCCGAGGCCGTGACCGACGTGTCCGGGCGCGGGGTGGGCATGGACGTGGTGAAGAGCAACATCGCCGCGCTCAACGGGTCCGTGGCGGTCGCCAGCGAGCCGGGGCGCGGCACCCGCGTGCGGATCAAGCTGCCGCTGACGATGGCCATTCTCGACGGCCTGTGCCTGGGGATCGGCGAGGACGTGTACGTCGTGCCGCTGCTGAACGTCGTCGAGTCGCTCCGCCCCCGCCCGGCCGAGGTCAAGTCGGTGCTGGGCCGGGGGACGGTGGTGATGGTCCGCGGCGAGCCGGTCCCGCTCTGGTCGCTGGCCGCCCTGGTCGACCGCCCGGCCGCGATCACCGACCCGGCCGCGGGCCTGGTCGTCATCGTCGAGGGCGACGGGAAGCGGTACGGGCTCCTGGTCGACGAGCTGATCGGGCAGTCGCAGGTGGTGATCAAGACGCTGGAGGCGAACTACCGCCGGGTGGACGGGATCGTCGGCGCGACCATCCTGGGCGACGGCCGGGTGGGCATGATCCTCAACGTTCACGGGCTGCCGGGCCTGGGCGCGCGGGGGCTCCCGCCCGCGACGGCCGAGCCGGCGACATCGGCCTGA
- a CDS encoding chemotaxis protein CheW: protein MSSTNTAGASAAGDQYLTFAVDGCEYGLEILRVQEIKGYSRVTPIPRTPPHVKGVLNLRGTIVPVIDLRARFALPEIEHTRFSVVIVLTVGTRVIGLLVDAVSDVLTVGAADRGAVPDLGGTVDTAFVAGMAKSGERLVTLLDVDRLVGGDAALAG, encoded by the coding sequence ATGAGTTCGACCAACACCGCGGGGGCTTCGGCCGCCGGGGACCAGTACCTGACGTTTGCCGTGGACGGGTGCGAGTACGGCCTGGAGATCCTCCGCGTCCAGGAGATCAAGGGCTACTCACGGGTGACGCCGATCCCGCGAACCCCGCCGCACGTCAAAGGCGTGCTCAACCTGCGGGGGACGATCGTCCCGGTCATCGACCTGCGGGCCCGCTTCGCGCTGCCCGAGATCGAACACACCCGGTTCAGCGTCGTCATCGTCCTCACCGTCGGCACCCGGGTGATCGGCCTGCTGGTCGATGCCGTCTCGGACGTGCTCACCGTCGGGGCGGCGGACCGAGGCGCGGTACCCGATCTGGGCGGCACGGTGGACACGGCGTTCGTCGCCGGGATGGCCAAGTCCGGCGAGCGCCTGGTTACGCTCCTCGACGTCGATCGCCTGGTCGGCGGCGACGCCGCACTAGCCGGCTGA
- a CDS encoding HAMP domain-containing methyl-accepting chemotaxis protein has protein sequence MNWFYNRRIGTKLLLGFGTVCALMAATGAVALYGMRAIYDNTEVIYEKHLRGLHAVDEANVHLVMIGRACRMTVLAKTPEERKRYRTQADEAAGKFLEGIEHTDQYLVTDAAKRVLNDIRAIAPAWVEEMRAIAQLAEAGRSAEAAERLQATIAPATLIVAKMGELRESKFRVSQEAFERATAAHRDTRATMLGVIVGGVAAGLVLGYLIARLIARPLQRSVAILEAVAQGDFTQKLDVTTRDEVGQMAAALNTASESLGRALGETGAVMAAVAAGDFTRRVTSETRGEVRKMAEAVNVASESLGRALGETGAVMVAAASGDLTRRITSETRGEVRKMAEALNAALDKMGSAMREVRASSGAVAEASTQLAAASEEISSGAQEQASSLEECASSLEEMTSAVRQNADNAQQARQLAEGARDAAEKGGKVVTQAVTAMSGINQSSKRIADIITTIDEIAFQTNLLALNAAVEAARAGDQGRGFAVVAAEVRSLAQRAAASAKEIKGLIQDSLRKVEGGSELVNQSGQSLAEIVSAVKRAADIVTEIAAASKEQAAGVEQVSKAVAQMDQVTQANAAQTEELSGTAQGLTGQADQLRDLVAWFKLDDGSADEPVRRTAAAPASAPRSAKPTARPAKPAARRPAPGPGRRVGERAPRDPRQRGRLCRNVTPCAAAGGPAAGRSQRELSRHEVAGRPVEGRLTRDRWRSDTRFRELTVACGAAATDRPASTPCGTTVP, from the coding sequence ATGAACTGGTTTTATAACCGCAGAATCGGCACCAAGTTGCTGCTCGGCTTCGGGACCGTTTGTGCCCTGATGGCCGCAACCGGGGCCGTGGCCCTGTATGGGATGCGGGCGATCTACGACAACACGGAGGTCATTTACGAGAAGCACCTCAGGGGCTTACACGCGGTGGACGAAGCGAACGTTCACCTCGTCATGATCGGCCGGGCGTGCCGGATGACGGTTCTGGCCAAGACGCCCGAGGAGCGGAAACGGTACCGGACCCAGGCCGACGAGGCCGCCGGAAAGTTCCTCGAGGGGATCGAACACACGGACCAGTATCTGGTCACCGACGCGGCCAAGAGAGTTTTGAACGACATCCGGGCCATCGCCCCCGCGTGGGTGGAGGAGATGCGAGCGATCGCTCAACTGGCCGAGGCCGGACGGAGCGCCGAAGCGGCCGAGCGGTTGCAGGCCACGATCGCGCCGGCGACCCTGATCGTGGCCAAAATGGGGGAACTGCGGGAATCCAAGTTTCGCGTCAGCCAGGAGGCGTTCGAACGGGCCACGGCCGCTCACCGGGACACGCGCGCCACCATGTTGGGCGTGATCGTCGGCGGGGTCGCGGCCGGGCTCGTGCTCGGGTACCTGATCGCCCGGCTGATCGCCCGCCCCCTGCAGCGGTCCGTCGCGATACTCGAGGCGGTTGCGCAGGGCGACTTCACGCAGAAGCTGGACGTGACCACGCGAGACGAGGTGGGCCAGATGGCGGCGGCGCTGAACACGGCGTCGGAGTCGCTGGGCCGGGCCTTGGGCGAGACGGGGGCGGTGATGGCGGCGGTCGCGGCCGGCGACTTCACCCGCCGCGTTACCTCCGAAACCCGGGGCGAGGTGCGGAAGATGGCCGAGGCGGTGAACGTGGCGTCGGAGTCGCTGGGCCGGGCCTTGGGCGAGACGGGGGCGGTGATGGTGGCGGCAGCGTCCGGGGACCTGACGCGGCGGATCACGTCGGAGACGCGGGGCGAGGTGCGGAAGATGGCGGAGGCGCTGAACGCGGCGCTGGACAAGATGGGCTCGGCGATGCGTGAGGTGCGTGCGTCGTCGGGGGCGGTGGCGGAGGCGAGCACGCAGCTGGCGGCGGCGAGCGAGGAGATCAGCAGCGGGGCCCAGGAGCAGGCGTCGAGCCTGGAGGAGTGCGCGAGCAGCCTGGAGGAGATGACGAGCGCGGTGCGGCAGAACGCGGACAACGCGCAGCAGGCGCGTCAGCTGGCGGAGGGGGCGCGGGACGCGGCGGAGAAGGGTGGCAAGGTGGTGACGCAGGCGGTGACGGCGATGAGTGGGATCAACCAGTCGTCCAAGCGGATCGCGGACATCATCACGACGATCGACGAGATCGCGTTCCAGACGAACCTGTTGGCGCTGAACGCGGCGGTGGAGGCGGCGCGTGCGGGGGACCAGGGCCGGGGGTTCGCGGTGGTGGCGGCGGAGGTGCGTTCGCTGGCGCAGCGCGCGGCGGCGTCGGCGAAGGAGATCAAGGGTCTGATCCAGGACTCGCTGCGGAAGGTGGAGGGCGGCTCGGAGCTGGTGAACCAGTCGGGCCAGTCGCTGGCGGAGATCGTGTCGGCGGTGAAGCGTGCGGCGGACATCGTGACGGAGATCGCGGCGGCTTCGAAGGAGCAGGCGGCGGGGGTGGAGCAGGTGTCGAAGGCGGTGGCGCAGATGGACCAGGTGACGCAGGCGAACGCGGCGCAGACGGAGGAGCTGAGCGGTACGGCGCAGGGCCTGACGGGTCAGGCGGACCAGTTGCGGGACCTGGTCGCCTGGTTCAAGCTGGACGACGGGTCCGCGGACGAACCGGTCCGGCGAACCGCCGCCGCACCCGCTTCCGCGCCGCGGTCGGCCAAGCCGACGGCCCGGCCGGCCAAGCCCGCCGCGCGCCGCCCCGCCCCTGGACCTGGTCGGCGCGTCGGTGAACGGGCACCACGCGACCCACGGCAACGAGGACGGCTTTGTCGAAATGTGACGCCGTGCGCGGCGGCGGGTGGCCCCGCCGCCGGACGGTCCCAGCGCGAACTCTCTCGTCATGAGGTTGCCGGTCGTCCGGTCGAGGGCCGGCTCACCCGAGACCGTTGGCGTTCCGACACGCGATTCCGCGAGCTGACCGTCGCGTGCGGCGCGGCCGCGACTGATCGACCCGCTTCCACACCCTGCGGCACCACGGTGCCGTGA
- a CDS encoding methyl-accepting chemotaxis protein: MNWFHNRRIGTKLLLGFGTVCALMAAIGVFALDRLSRVNESTTDIATNWMPSIKFVQMVNIELFSFRRAELQYLLTSSEQEQANFITRMEATKVTLEKARQKYEPLIASEEERRMHEDFRALLAAYYAENQKIIALTRAKKMEEARQLGREESMRALNATAAKLQELVDLNERGGLDAEARASATYASTRWTMIGVVGAGIFLSLVIAVSISRLIARPLAKAVEALDKVAAADFSARLDVSSEDEVGRLAVAVNAASESLARALAETGAVMAAAASGDLTRRITSETRGEVRKMAEALNAALDKMGSAMREVRASSGAVAEASTQLAAASEEISSGAQEQASSLEECASSLEEMTSAVRQNADNAQQARQLAEGARDAAEKGGKVVTQAVTAMSGINQSSKRIADIITTIDEIAFQTNLLALNAAVEAARAGDQGRGFAVVAAEVRSLARAAASAKEIKGLIQDSLRKVEGGSELVNQSGQSLAEIVSAVKRAADIVTEIAAASKEQAAGVEQVSKAVAQMDQVTQANAAQTEELSGTAQGLTGQADQLRGLVARFKLDDGSADEPARPAAPAPRPAKPVARPAAKPSKPAKPARPVPSLDLVGASSNGHHATHGNEDGFVEM, encoded by the coding sequence ATGAACTGGTTTCATAACCGCAGGATCGGTACCAAGTTGCTGCTCGGCTTCGGGACCGTTTGTGCCCTGATGGCCGCCATCGGGGTCTTCGCCCTGGATCGGCTTTCACGGGTGAACGAATCGACAACCGACATTGCCACCAACTGGATGCCCAGCATCAAGTTCGTGCAAATGGTGAACATTGAACTGTTCAGCTTCCGGCGTGCCGAACTCCAGTACCTGCTCACTAGCTCCGAGCAGGAGCAGGCCAATTTTATCACGCGGATGGAAGCGACGAAGGTGACCCTGGAAAAGGCCCGCCAGAAGTACGAGCCGCTGATCGCCAGTGAGGAGGAGCGGCGCATGCACGAGGACTTCCGGGCGCTTCTGGCGGCGTACTACGCCGAGAACCAGAAGATCATCGCCCTGACGCGCGCGAAGAAGATGGAAGAAGCGAGGCAACTGGGCCGGGAGGAGTCGATGCGCGCGCTGAACGCCACTGCCGCCAAGCTCCAGGAACTCGTGGACCTCAACGAGCGGGGCGGGCTGGACGCGGAGGCCCGGGCGTCCGCGACCTACGCGAGTACCCGCTGGACGATGATCGGCGTCGTCGGGGCGGGAATATTCCTCTCCCTGGTGATTGCCGTTTCGATCAGCCGCCTGATCGCCCGGCCGCTCGCGAAAGCGGTCGAGGCGCTGGACAAGGTGGCCGCGGCCGACTTTTCGGCCCGGCTCGACGTGTCCAGCGAGGACGAGGTCGGGCGGCTGGCGGTGGCGGTGAACGCGGCGTCGGAGTCGCTGGCGCGTGCGCTGGCCGAGACGGGGGCGGTGATGGCGGCGGCGGCGTCCGGGGACCTGACGCGGCGGATCACGTCGGAGACGCGGGGCGAGGTGCGGAAGATGGCGGAGGCGCTGAACGCGGCGCTGGACAAGATGGGCTCGGCGATGCGTGAGGTGCGTGCGTCGTCGGGGGCGGTGGCGGAGGCGAGCACGCAGCTGGCGGCGGCGAGCGAGGAGATCAGCAGCGGGGCCCAGGAGCAGGCGTCGAGCCTGGAGGAGTGCGCGAGCAGCCTGGAGGAGATGACGAGCGCGGTGCGGCAGAACGCGGACAACGCGCAGCAGGCGCGTCAGCTGGCGGAGGGGGCGCGGGACGCGGCGGAGAAGGGTGGCAAGGTGGTGACGCAGGCGGTGACGGCGATGAGTGGGATCAACCAGTCGTCCAAGCGGATCGCGGACATCATCACGACGATCGACGAGATCGCGTTCCAGACGAACCTGTTGGCGCTGAACGCGGCGGTGGAGGCGGCGCGTGCGGGGGACCAGGGCCGGGGGTTCGCGGTGGTGGCGGCGGAGGTGCGTTCGCTGGCGCGCGCGGCGGCGTCGGCGAAGGAGATCAAGGGTCTGATCCAGGACTCGCTGCGGAAGGTGGAGGGCGGCTCGGAGCTGGTGAACCAGTCGGGCCAGTCGCTGGCGGAGATCGTGTCGGCGGTGAAGCGTGCGGCGGACATCGTGACGGAGATCGCGGCGGCTTCGAAGGAGCAGGCGGCGGGGGTGGAGCAGGTGTCGAAGGCGGTGGCGCAGATGGACCAGGTGACGCAGGCGAACGCGGCGCAGACGGAGGAGCTGAGCGGTACGGCGCAGGGCCTGACGGGCCAGGCGGACCAGTTGCGGGGCCTGGTCGCCCGGTTCAAACTGGACGACGGGTCCGCGGACGAACCGGCCCGGCCGGCCGCTCCCGCGCCGCGGCCGGCCAAACCGGTGGCCCGGCCCGCGGCCAAGCCGTCCAAGCCGGCCAAGCCCGCGCGTCCCGTCCCGTCCCTGGACCTGGTCGGCGCGTCGTCGAACGGGCACCACGCGACCCACGGCAACGAGGACGGCTTCGTCGAAATGTGA